One window of Anaerolineales bacterium genomic DNA carries:
- a CDS encoding helix-turn-helix transcriptional regulator: MPASVLATKFFIPLLPPKVVARSRLVKQLSDGLTTGHKLTLISAPAGFGKSTLVSEWIVNCGQQAAWLSLDENDNDPVRFLIYVISALQKISPNLGAGLLDALQSPQSPPIETVSTALLNEITILSNNFILVLDDYHLTDSKSVDDALTFLIDNLPPQMHLVITTREDPALPTPRLRARNQLTEIRASDLRFTPSEAVEFLNQVMGLNLTEEEVAALDKRTEGWIAGLQLAALSMKGQQDVHGFIQAFAGDHRYIVDYLVEEVLRRQPEPVRNFLLQTSILERLNGPLCDAVTIQPGSKSKLEQLQRGNLFLIPLDDKREWYRYHHLFADVLRMHLTTEQPEQVSTLHRRASEWCEKNNLTTEAIHHALVGADFERAAGLIELTAPVMRMNRQEAMLLSWMKSLPEEIFQYRPMLSIEYVGALLSNGKIEGVEVLLQNAERWLDTMKEEHGQASEMVIVREDGFVQLPGAIAMYRAGLAVSAGNVPDTMKYAQQVLDLTPEDDDIVRGAAAALMGLASWTAGNLDAAYQSFADGMAHLQKAGHISDAIGGSVYLADIRIVQGRLYDAMHIYKRGLQLAAEHGTSKIRGTADMYVGLSELELERNNLNIAIQHLSKTKEQGEHTGFPQYPFRWRVAMAGIQENQGNIDDALQLLDEAEHRYTADFSPNVRPIPAIKVRVWIKQGELDRAINWARERKLSIEEEPSYLREFEQITFARILLSKYQREHVENSLKEAIGLLDRLLKAAEAGGRNGSVIEILVLQALAYQLQEDMSAALSSLEHALKLAESEGYIRMFVDEGADMETILREVAARKIMPEYTSKLLAAFEAERKGIGEETPPSAEPVSGSLIEPLSQRELDILRLFKTELSGPEIAQELVIALSTVRTHIKSIYNKLNVNNRRAAVKRAIELGLI; this comes from the coding sequence ATGCCTGCTTCAGTTCTAGCCACCAAGTTCTTCATCCCACTGCTTCCTCCAAAAGTAGTAGCCCGTTCCCGATTAGTTAAACAACTATCTGATGGACTCACTACGGGTCATAAACTGACCCTGATCTCCGCTCCGGCCGGCTTTGGGAAAAGCACCTTGGTCAGCGAATGGATTGTGAATTGCGGGCAGCAGGCTGCATGGCTGTCGCTGGATGAAAACGACAATGACCCTGTGCGTTTCCTCATCTATGTCATAAGTGCATTGCAGAAAATTTCCCCGAATCTGGGGGCAGGATTGCTGGATGCACTCCAATCGCCGCAATCACCACCCATTGAAACAGTATCAACAGCATTACTCAATGAGATCACCATCCTCTCGAATAATTTCATCCTCGTTCTCGATGACTACCACCTCACGGATTCTAAATCGGTCGATGATGCTCTCACCTTTTTGATCGACAACCTGCCTCCCCAAATGCATTTGGTTATCACCACCCGCGAGGATCCGGCTTTGCCGACTCCCAGGCTGCGTGCCAGAAATCAATTGACCGAAATCCGCGCCTCAGACTTGCGCTTTACCCCATCTGAAGCCGTGGAATTTCTCAATCAAGTAATGGGTCTGAACCTCACAGAAGAAGAAGTAGCCGCATTGGACAAGCGCACCGAGGGCTGGATCGCCGGCCTACAACTCGCGGCGCTTTCGATGAAGGGACAGCAGGATGTCCACGGATTCATTCAGGCTTTTGCCGGAGATCACCGCTATATTGTGGATTATCTCGTCGAAGAGGTGTTAAGGCGTCAGCCTGAGCCCGTTCGAAACTTTCTGCTTCAAACATCCATTCTCGAACGCTTGAACGGCCCGCTCTGTGACGCTGTGACCATTCAACCGGGAAGCAAATCGAAACTGGAACAACTGCAACGGGGCAATTTATTCCTCATTCCATTGGATGACAAGCGTGAGTGGTATCGCTATCATCATCTTTTTGCCGATGTACTTCGTATGCACTTGACGACAGAGCAGCCTGAACAGGTTTCCACTCTGCACCGACGTGCCAGTGAGTGGTGTGAGAAAAATAACTTAACAACGGAAGCGATCCACCACGCTTTGGTTGGAGCAGATTTTGAACGAGCGGCGGGTTTGATCGAGTTGACAGCACCAGTTATGCGCATGAACAGACAGGAAGCCATGTTGCTTAGCTGGATGAAATCGTTACCTGAGGAAATATTTCAATATAGACCCATGTTGAGTATTGAGTATGTTGGAGCGCTGCTAAGTAATGGCAAGATTGAAGGTGTTGAAGTTCTTTTACAAAATGCCGAACGCTGGCTGGATACGATGAAAGAAGAACACGGTCAAGCAAGTGAAATGGTGATCGTGAGGGAAGATGGATTCGTACAGCTTCCAGGAGCGATTGCCATGTACCGCGCTGGGTTGGCAGTATCTGCGGGCAACGTGCCTGACACCATGAAATATGCACAACAGGTGCTTGACCTTACACCTGAAGACGATGATATAGTGCGTGGAGCGGCGGCGGCTCTCATGGGACTTGCTTCTTGGACTGCTGGGAATCTCGATGCTGCTTATCAATCATTTGCAGATGGCATGGCTCACTTACAGAAAGCTGGACACATCTCGGATGCCATCGGGGGTAGTGTCTACCTGGCGGATATTCGGATCGTACAAGGTCGTCTTTATGACGCGATGCATATCTACAAACGAGGCTTGCAGTTGGCAGCAGAACATGGCACATCAAAGATACGCGGAACGGCGGATATGTATGTAGGTCTCAGTGAACTTGAACTCGAGCGAAACAACCTGAATATTGCCATACAGCACCTGTCGAAAACCAAAGAACAAGGCGAACACACAGGGTTCCCGCAATATCCGTTTCGATGGCGCGTGGCGATGGCGGGAATACAAGAAAATCAAGGGAATATTGATGATGCACTCCAATTACTCGACGAGGCAGAACATCGGTATACGGCTGATTTTTCCCCCAATGTTCGCCCGATACCAGCAATAAAGGTACGAGTGTGGATCAAGCAAGGCGAGTTGGACAGGGCGATTAATTGGGCGCGTGAACGGAAATTGTCCATTGAGGAAGAACCCAGCTACTTGCGGGAGTTTGAGCAAATCACTTTCGCAAGGATATTGTTGTCGAAATATCAAAGAGAGCATGTGGAAAATTCACTCAAGGAGGCAATAGGATTGCTGGATCGTCTTTTGAAAGCCGCAGAAGCAGGGGGCAGAAATGGGAGTGTCATCGAAATCTTGGTTCTTCAAGCGCTCGCCTATCAACTACAAGAGGATATGTCAGCTGCATTGTCATCGCTTGAACATGCCTTGAAATTGGCTGAATCAGAGGGATACATTCGCATGTTCGTGGATGAAGGCGCAGACATGGAGACGATACTCCGCGAAGTTGCTGCACGCAAGATCATGCCGGAATACACAAGCAAGCTGTTGGCGGCGTTCGAGGCGGAGCGAAAGGGAATCGGGGAAGAAACGCCTCCTTCCGCTGAACCAGTTTCAGGGTCCCTGATCGAGCCGCTTAGTCAGCGTGAATTGGACATCCTGCGCCTGTTCAAGACCGAGTTATCGGGTCCCGAGATTGCACAGGAGCTTGTCATTGCTTTGAGCACGGTTCGGACGCATATCAAGAGCATTTACAATAAACTCAACGTCAATAACCGTCGGGCGGCTGTGAAGCGGGCGATTGAACTCGGCTTGATCTAA
- a CDS encoding response regulator transcription factor gives MINILIVDEEAGTRKGLRMWLSTEADFIVAGETGDGWEAMQLVRDLQPDVVVTDIQLPGMDGIALTERLHRDFPRCAVIILSFYDDQSNHERAKKVGASAFISKKKPNGELIEAIRKSARISK, from the coding sequence ATGATCAATATCCTGATTGTCGACGAAGAAGCCGGCACTCGCAAAGGGCTTCGGATGTGGCTCAGCACTGAAGCGGATTTCATTGTTGCGGGTGAAACAGGTGATGGTTGGGAGGCCATGCAATTGGTCCGGGATCTCCAACCCGATGTGGTCGTGACAGACATCCAACTCCCCGGCATGGATGGCATTGCCCTGACCGAACGCCTCCACCGTGACTTTCCAAGATGTGCTGTGATTATTCTCAGTTTTTATGACGATCAATCAAATCATGAACGCGCCAAAAAAGTTGGAGCATCTGCCTTTATTAGTAAAAAGAAACCAAACGGAGAATTGATAGAGGCGATCCGAAAATCGGCTCGAATCTCCAAGTGA
- a CDS encoding response regulator transcription factor, whose product MSICILIADDHAVVRQGLRMFLEMDADFEVVGEAENGEDAVRMAGELQPDIVLMDLIMPVMDGITATSRIRRQYPDVEVIALTSVLDDGSIFGAIRAGAIGYLLKDTKADKLIYAVKSAVAGQVQLSPEVAKRLLKEIDLPAMSGHLTDRESDILRMLASGYSNKGIARDLNIGEKTVKTHVSSILSKLGVTSRTQAVVYALRTGLIMLPPGQS is encoded by the coding sequence ATGAGCATTTGCATTTTGATAGCAGATGATCATGCTGTCGTGCGCCAGGGGTTACGGATGTTTCTGGAAATGGATGCCGATTTTGAGGTGGTCGGGGAAGCGGAAAATGGGGAGGATGCCGTCCGGATGGCTGGCGAACTTCAGCCCGATATCGTCCTGATGGATTTGATCATGCCGGTCATGGACGGTATCACAGCCACGTCCAGGATCCGGCGGCAATACCCGGATGTGGAAGTAATCGCTTTAACAAGTGTCCTGGATGATGGCTCTATTTTTGGAGCGATCCGGGCAGGAGCGATCGGATACTTATTAAAAGATACAAAAGCCGATAAATTGATCTACGCGGTTAAATCGGCTGTTGCGGGACAGGTTCAGCTTTCACCCGAGGTTGCAAAACGATTGTTGAAGGAAATTGATCTTCCAGCGATGTCAGGGCATCTCACGGATCGGGAAAGCGATATCCTTCGAATGCTCGCATCAGGGTACTCAAATAAGGGAATTGCCCGGGATCTGAATATCGGGGAAAAGACCGTCAAAACGCATGTCAGCAGTATTCTTTCAAAATTGGGAGTAACCAGCAGGACCCAGGCTGTTGTCTATGCTTTGCGGACTGGACTGATCATGTTACCTCCCGGACAATCGTAA
- a CDS encoding PAS domain S-box protein: MASFDENSAGNEWLQWIQAFEHAEWGIVINRADATTLEIMNAAFARMYGYSIDELRDQPIESIFVPEERVNLPKWIEEAHRKGHISYESRHLRKDGTVFPVSVDVTAVKDKQGKVLYRVVNVQDISQRKAAENALRDSEQRSAAIIATLTEGIVFHNADGMITLCNAAAERILGLSVDQILGRTSIDPRWRTIHEDGSPFPGETHPAMVTLHTGTSLSNVVMGIYKPDDTLTWISISTHALFSSENDNPYGVVVSFTDITDQKSMYELLEQRVAVRTRELKAFLEVSQIVNSNLELGPLLKIILEQLKKVIDYAGAGIAKLDGDDFVVVEYLGIVPRETMLGFRSSVYQDTGYRKVAESKQPVIIDDIWRNDPWLNLLRNITNQDMLAKFRDIHSWMGIPLISHDQLIGVLRLDHQEPGHFTSAHADLGLAFANQAAIAIENARLHEQALRLAAFQERQRLARELHDSVSQALYGIALGARTAQMRLETEPEKLAEPLDYILSLAEAGVSEMRALIFELRPESLQNEGLVAAITKQSDALHARYNLQVITDFGPEPDISLDWKEALYRITQEAMQNIAKHSHATKAEVRLHQKDSYLVLEIHDNGMGFDPGREHPGHLGLQSMQERVAQIGGTFTVVSQPGIGTTISVSIPL; this comes from the coding sequence TTGGCATCGTTTGACGAGAATTCAGCTGGGAATGAATGGCTGCAGTGGATTCAGGCGTTTGAGCATGCCGAATGGGGAATAGTCATCAACAGAGCCGACGCTACTACACTGGAGATCATGAACGCAGCCTTTGCAAGGATGTATGGATACTCAATTGATGAATTAAGAGATCAGCCCATCGAATCGATTTTTGTCCCGGAGGAAAGGGTAAATCTGCCAAAGTGGATCGAGGAAGCTCACCGGAAAGGCCACATCAGTTATGAAAGCAGACACCTGCGGAAAGATGGCACTGTTTTCCCTGTAAGTGTCGATGTTACAGCTGTAAAGGATAAACAGGGCAAGGTTTTATACAGGGTGGTCAACGTTCAGGATATCTCGCAAAGGAAAGCAGCGGAAAATGCCCTTCGAGATAGTGAACAAAGGAGTGCTGCGATCATCGCGACCCTGACGGAAGGCATCGTCTTTCATAACGCGGACGGCATGATCACGCTTTGTAATGCCGCGGCGGAGCGAATCCTGGGGCTTTCCGTCGACCAGATCCTGGGTCGTACCTCCATTGACCCTCGCTGGAGAACGATCCATGAAGATGGTTCTCCATTTCCAGGAGAAACGCATCCTGCGATGGTGACTCTACATACAGGTACCTCATTATCCAACGTTGTCATGGGTATTTACAAGCCGGATGACACACTGACCTGGATTTCCATCAGCACCCACGCTCTGTTTTCTTCAGAAAATGACAATCCATATGGGGTTGTTGTCTCATTTACCGATATCACCGATCAGAAATCGATGTACGAATTGCTTGAACAGCGCGTGGCAGTACGGACGCGCGAATTGAAAGCGTTCCTGGAAGTATCCCAGATCGTAAACTCGAACCTGGAGTTGGGTCCGCTGCTCAAGATCATCCTGGAACAACTTAAGAAAGTGATCGATTATGCGGGTGCTGGAATTGCAAAATTGGATGGAGACGATTTTGTCGTTGTCGAATACTTAGGCATTGTTCCGCGCGAAACCATGCTCGGATTTCGATCGTCCGTGTACCAGGATACCGGTTATCGAAAAGTGGCAGAGTCGAAGCAGCCGGTCATCATTGATGATATATGGAGAAATGATCCGTGGCTAAACTTGCTGCGGAATATCACCAATCAAGATATGCTCGCCAAATTTCGTGATATCCACTCCTGGATGGGGATACCGCTGATCAGCCACGATCAGTTGATCGGTGTACTGCGGCTCGATCATCAGGAGCCCGGGCACTTCACCAGCGCACACGCCGATTTGGGATTGGCATTTGCGAATCAAGCTGCCATTGCCATCGAGAACGCCAGGCTTCATGAGCAGGCACTGAGACTCGCCGCCTTTCAGGAACGACAAAGATTGGCACGTGAACTTCATGATTCTGTCTCTCAGGCGTTGTATGGGATCGCGCTCGGCGCGCGAACGGCTCAGATGAGGCTGGAAACTGAACCTGAAAAGCTGGCGGAGCCCCTGGACTATATTCTTTCCCTCGCCGAGGCGGGTGTCTCCGAAATGCGTGCGTTGATTTTCGAACTGCGCCCCGAGTCGCTACAAAATGAAGGATTGGTGGCTGCAATTACCAAGCAATCGGACGCGTTGCATGCGCGTTATAACCTGCAAGTAATCACAGATTTCGGACCTGAGCCTGATATTTCTCTCGATTGGAAGGAAGCGCTCTATCGGATTACACAGGAGGCGATGCAGAACATTGCCAAGCATTCTCATGCAACGAAGGCTGAAGTTCGACTCCATCAAAAGGACAGTTACCTCGTATTGGAGATTCATGATAACGGAATGGGATTCGATCCAGGGCGTGAACATCCGGGCCATCTTGGGCTGCAATCCATGCAGGAGCGTGTCGCTCAGATCGGCGGCACGTTTACCGTTGTCAGTCAACCTGGGATTGGGACTACGATCTCTGTCTCAATACCGCTCTAA